One window of Microbacterium sp. Root61 genomic DNA carries:
- a CDS encoding DNA gyrase/topoisomerase IV subunit A, which yields MPATPPPSPAQDRAPERIEDVDVSTEMQGSFLEYAYSVIYSRALPDARDGLKPVQRRILYQMAEMGLRPERGHVKSARVVGEVMGKLHPHGDAPIYDALVRLAQAFSLRVPLVDGHGNFGSLDDGPAASRYTEARLAPAALALTADLDEDVVDFIPNYDGQFQQPEVLPAAFPNLLVNGATGIAVGMATNMAPHNLIEVVGAAIHLLDNPDATVEELMEFVPGPDLPSGGIIVGLDGIKDAYTVGRGSFKTRAKVSIEPLGPRRTGLVVTELPYLVGPERIIEKIKDAVNSKKLTGIADVTDLSDRHHGLRLVIGIKTGFDPNAVLEQLYRLTPLEDSFSINNVALVGGQPQTLGLRELLRVYVDHRIRVVTRRSQYRLDRRRERLHLVEGLLVAILDIDEVIQVIRSSDDSEQARTRLISVFDLSQVQAEYILELRLRRLTRFSRIELETERDALLAEIAQLEELLGSEILLRALVARELDAAAETYGTPRRTLLLNGGPVAARSSRAAAAADLQIADAPCRVYLSATGRMVRAEMAADVPGGGIVTPARRSKHDAIRSAVDTTTRGDLGAVTSAGRLVRFSPVDLPSVPGNSVQPAAGTRADQYLGLASGEHAIALVPLAENPPVAFGTLQGVVKRLAASEIGPKHDIEIIALKPGDRVVGAAVAPDDAELIFVTSDAQLLRFDASSVRPQGRSAGGMAGVRITAGESVVFFGVVGPEASDPVVVTIAGTSQALPGADAGTGKVSVLEEFPPKGRATGGVRAQRFLKGEDTITLAWAGESPVRAVGPDGAVRDLPEVGAKRDASGQPLDGVIGAIGTAVQ from the coding sequence ATGCCCGCAACACCGCCCCCGTCCCCCGCCCAGGATCGAGCTCCGGAGCGCATCGAAGACGTCGATGTCTCGACCGAGATGCAGGGGTCCTTCCTCGAGTACGCGTACTCGGTGATCTACTCCCGCGCCCTTCCGGATGCCCGGGACGGACTCAAGCCGGTGCAGCGCCGCATCCTGTACCAGATGGCAGAGATGGGGCTGCGTCCCGAACGCGGACATGTCAAGAGCGCCCGCGTCGTGGGCGAGGTCATGGGAAAGCTCCACCCGCACGGCGACGCGCCGATCTACGACGCGCTGGTGCGTCTCGCGCAGGCGTTCTCGCTGCGCGTGCCGCTCGTCGACGGACACGGCAACTTCGGATCCTTGGATGACGGTCCCGCCGCCTCGCGGTACACCGAGGCCCGTCTCGCTCCTGCCGCGCTCGCGCTCACCGCGGACCTGGACGAAGACGTCGTCGACTTCATCCCGAACTACGACGGGCAATTCCAGCAGCCCGAGGTCCTGCCTGCGGCGTTCCCCAATCTGCTCGTCAACGGCGCGACCGGCATCGCCGTCGGTATGGCGACCAACATGGCGCCGCACAACCTCATCGAGGTCGTCGGCGCCGCCATCCATCTCCTGGACAACCCGGACGCGACCGTCGAAGAGCTGATGGAGTTCGTGCCCGGCCCCGACCTGCCGTCGGGCGGCATCATCGTCGGCCTCGACGGGATCAAAGATGCCTACACGGTCGGTCGCGGCAGCTTCAAGACGCGCGCCAAGGTCTCGATCGAACCGCTCGGACCGCGTCGCACCGGCCTGGTCGTCACCGAGCTCCCGTACCTCGTCGGTCCCGAGCGGATCATCGAGAAGATCAAGGATGCGGTCAACTCCAAGAAGCTGACCGGCATCGCGGACGTCACGGATCTGTCCGATCGCCACCACGGTCTCCGTCTCGTGATCGGGATCAAGACCGGCTTCGATCCCAACGCCGTGCTCGAACAGCTCTACAGGCTGACCCCGCTCGAGGACTCGTTCAGCATCAACAACGTCGCCCTGGTCGGCGGGCAGCCCCAGACCCTGGGTCTGCGCGAACTGCTGCGCGTCTACGTCGACCACCGGATCCGCGTGGTGACTCGACGCAGCCAGTACCGCCTCGACCGCCGCCGCGAACGCCTGCACCTCGTCGAGGGACTCCTGGTCGCGATCCTCGACATCGACGAGGTCATCCAGGTCATCCGCTCCTCGGACGACAGCGAACAGGCCCGCACCCGCCTGATCAGTGTCTTCGACCTCTCCCAGGTGCAGGCCGAGTACATCCTCGAACTGCGCCTGCGTCGACTGACGCGGTTCTCGCGCATCGAGCTCGAGACCGAACGCGACGCGTTGCTGGCCGAGATCGCACAGCTCGAAGAGCTCCTCGGCAGCGAGATCCTGCTGCGCGCGCTCGTCGCACGCGAGCTGGATGCCGCGGCCGAGACCTACGGGACGCCCCGCCGCACCCTCCTGCTCAACGGTGGCCCCGTCGCAGCGCGCAGCTCGCGCGCGGCAGCGGCAGCCGACCTCCAGATCGCGGACGCGCCCTGCCGCGTATACCTGTCGGCCACCGGTCGCATGGTGCGCGCCGAGATGGCGGCCGACGTCCCCGGCGGCGGGATCGTGACGCCGGCCCGTCGCTCCAAGCACGACGCGATCCGCTCCGCCGTGGACACCACCACGCGCGGCGACCTGGGTGCGGTGACCTCCGCCGGGCGCCTCGTGCGCTTCTCCCCCGTCGACCTGCCGTCTGTCCCGGGCAACTCGGTGCAGCCGGCCGCGGGCACCCGCGCCGACCAGTACCTCGGGCTCGCGAGCGGCGAGCACGCCATCGCGCTCGTGCCGCTCGCCGAGAACCCGCCCGTGGCCTTCGGCACGCTCCAGGGCGTCGTCAAGCGCCTCGCCGCGAGCGAGATCGGTCCGAAGCACGACATCGAGATCATCGCGCTGAAGCCGGGCGACCGCGTGGTCGGCGCCGCCGTCGCGCCGGATGACGCGGAGCTGATCTTCGTGACCTCGGACGCGCAGCTGCTGCGGTTCGATGCCTCGTCCGTACGCCCGCAGGGCCGGTCTGCCGGCGGCATGGCCGGAGTCCGCATCACTGCGGGCGAGAGCGTCGTGTTCTTCGGCGTCGTCGGCCCCGAGGCATCCGATCCCGTCGTCGTCACGATCGCGGGCACATCGCAGGCGCTTCCGGGAGCGGATGCCGGAACCGGCAAGGTCTCGGTGCTCGAGGAGTTCCCGCCCAAGGGCCGGGCCACCGGCGGGGTGCGCGCCCAGCGCTTCCTGAAGGGCGAAGACACCATCACGCTGGCCTGGGCCGGTGAGTCGCCCGTGCGCGCCGTCGGACCGGACGGCGCCGTGCGCGATCTGCCTGAAGTGGGCGCGAAGCGGGATGCCTCGGGCCAGCCGCTGGACGGCGTCATCGGCGCGATCGGCACCGCGGTCCAATAG
- a CDS encoding alkaline phosphatase family protein yields the protein MSLSLPADHPHARSLTGVLPQLLSSLRGESDWFAPASSAIVFVVDGLGARNLAVRAGHARFLAAAMTKKDVARTVFPSTTAAALTSLLTGTWPGEHGIVGYRVRVPGTDSVPNQLKGWETDRLSPTTWQRAQPLFERESDAGRPTFVVSRAEYVGSGFTEATLRGAQFATADDVGDRARIAADLANSNPGSLVYLYVPDLDGLGHKLGWESDAWAAGLERVDSAARTLSTALAPGVGAIVTADHGMVDVPRHRHLLLSEGSELLDGVRLIGGEPRMLHLYAEDGAAERVAEVWRASESSRSWVITRDEAIAAGLFGPVVDIAVRDRIGNVLVAPRAAVAYYDDRLFDKAAQKMIGQHGSLTDEERTVPLVRLGAFA from the coding sequence ATGTCCCTCAGCCTACCCGCGGACCACCCACACGCCCGGAGCCTCACCGGTGTGCTCCCGCAGCTCCTGTCCTCCCTGCGGGGCGAATCCGACTGGTTCGCCCCGGCATCCAGCGCCATCGTCTTCGTCGTCGACGGCCTCGGTGCGCGCAATCTCGCGGTTCGCGCGGGTCATGCGCGATTCCTCGCCGCGGCCATGACGAAGAAGGACGTCGCCCGTACGGTGTTCCCGTCCACGACGGCGGCCGCGCTGACGAGTCTGCTGACCGGCACCTGGCCGGGGGAGCACGGCATCGTCGGCTACCGGGTGCGGGTGCCGGGCACGGACTCGGTTCCGAACCAGCTCAAGGGCTGGGAGACCGACCGTCTCTCGCCGACCACCTGGCAGCGTGCGCAGCCGCTGTTCGAACGCGAGTCCGATGCGGGGCGCCCGACGTTCGTCGTCTCGCGTGCCGAGTACGTCGGGTCGGGGTTCACCGAAGCCACCCTCCGCGGTGCACAGTTCGCGACCGCGGACGATGTGGGCGATCGCGCGCGGATCGCCGCGGACCTCGCGAACAGCAACCCGGGCAGTCTCGTGTACCTGTACGTGCCCGACCTGGACGGCCTCGGTCACAAGCTGGGCTGGGAGTCGGATGCGTGGGCGGCGGGCCTGGAGCGGGTCGACAGCGCCGCACGGACCCTGTCTACGGCCCTCGCACCGGGCGTCGGCGCGATCGTGACCGCCGATCACGGCATGGTCGATGTCCCCCGGCACCGGCACCTGCTGCTGTCGGAGGGATCGGAGCTGCTCGACGGCGTGCGCCTCATCGGCGGCGAACCGCGGATGCTGCATCTTTACGCCGAGGACGGCGCCGCCGAGCGGGTCGCCGAGGTGTGGCGCGCGTCGGAATCGTCACGTTCCTGGGTCATCACGCGCGATGAGGCGATCGCCGCCGGCCTGTTCGGCCCGGTCGTGGACATCGCCGTGCGCGATCGCATCGGAAACGTCCTGGTCGCGCCGCGTGCCGCCGTCGCGTACTACGACGACCGCCTGTTCGACAAGGCCGCCCAGAAGATGATCGGACAGCACGGCTCGCTCACCGACGAGGAGCGGACCGTTCCGCTCGTGCGCCTGGGAGCGTTCGCCTGA
- the sepH gene encoding septation protein SepH, whose amino-acid sequence MEQLKVIGTEDDALVLATESGERFSLAIDDVLRGELRRARREHEGDAPHRRPSPREIQAHIRAGLSTEETAKLLDARIEDIVRFEGPVIAEREHIVGQALSVPVLLGAELEPDALPTFGAAVRAKLAEAGASGERWTSWKEPTGWVVKLEFTANEVDHDARWGFDPRRTTLSPQNADAIQLSRQGSLPEGLIPRLRALEVPLAKDESRFDSAAFGPRRMPDPEADMETPDVPSPVTRAVQQAAIKRAPDTTVTSAETADLLEALRRRRGQREPLPGIETTTSAPSARSQSPVALFDALEPGYVESPRENTEPEAPAQSEIERTAAANEAAGRRKGRTSMPSWDEIVFGARTDEN is encoded by the coding sequence ATGGAACAGCTCAAAGTCATCGGAACCGAGGACGACGCGCTCGTCCTCGCGACCGAGTCGGGCGAACGATTTTCGCTCGCCATCGATGACGTGCTGCGCGGCGAGCTCCGCCGAGCACGTCGCGAGCACGAAGGCGATGCCCCGCACCGTCGACCCAGCCCCCGCGAGATCCAGGCGCACATCCGCGCCGGGCTCTCGACCGAGGAGACCGCCAAGCTCCTCGATGCCCGCATCGAGGACATCGTTCGCTTCGAGGGGCCGGTGATCGCCGAGCGCGAGCACATCGTCGGCCAGGCACTGTCCGTCCCCGTCCTGCTGGGTGCGGAGCTCGAGCCGGACGCCCTGCCGACCTTCGGCGCGGCCGTCCGCGCGAAGCTGGCCGAGGCCGGTGCCAGCGGTGAGCGCTGGACGAGCTGGAAAGAGCCCACCGGGTGGGTCGTCAAGCTCGAGTTCACCGCGAACGAGGTCGACCACGACGCGCGCTGGGGCTTCGACCCGCGCCGCACGACGCTGTCGCCCCAGAACGCCGACGCCATTCAGCTCTCGCGTCAGGGATCGCTGCCGGAAGGGCTGATCCCCCGGCTGCGCGCCCTCGAGGTGCCGCTCGCGAAGGACGAGTCACGTTTCGACAGCGCCGCATTCGGACCGCGACGTATGCCGGACCCGGAAGCCGACATGGAGACTCCGGACGTGCCGTCCCCCGTCACCCGCGCGGTGCAGCAGGCGGCCATCAAGCGTGCTCCCGACACGACGGTGACCTCGGCAGAGACCGCAGACCTGCTCGAGGCGCTGCGGCGCCGTCGTGGCCAGCGCGAGCCGCTCCCGGGCATCGAGACGACGACCAGCGCACCCTCCGCGCGTTCGCAGTCACCCGTGGCACTGTTCGACGCGCTCGAGCCGGGCTACGTCGAATCTCCGCGCGAGAACACCGAGCCCGAGGCACCCGCGCAGAGCGAGATCGAGCGCACAGCGGCCGCCAATGAGGCGGCGGGCCGGCGCAAGGGCCGCACGTCGATGCCGTCGTGGGACGAGATCGTGTTCGGCGCCCGCACGGACGAGAACTAG
- a CDS encoding DUF4193 domain-containing protein: MATDYDAPRKTEDDSESIEALKERVPDKLSGSVDVEDADNPSGFELPGADLSDLELDVVVLPAQEDEFTCANCFLVKHRSQLDHEGSDGPICTECAA; the protein is encoded by the coding sequence ATGGCCACGGATTACGACGCCCCCCGCAAGACCGAGGACGACAGTGAGTCGATTGAGGCCCTCAAGGAGCGTGTTCCCGACAAACTCTCAGGTTCGGTCGACGTCGAAGACGCCGACAACCCGTCCGGCTTCGAGCTGCCCGGCGCGGACCTGTCCGACCTCGAACTCGATGTCGTCGTCCTGCCCGCGCAGGAAGACGAATTCACGTGTGCGAACTGCTTCCTCGTGAAGCACCGTTCGCAGCTCGATCACGAAGGCTCCGACGGCCCGATCTGCACGGAGTGTGCAGCGTAG
- a CDS encoding DUF3093 domain-containing protein has protein sequence MAMRSIRRESRVTYRERLSPSLWLMISAAVAAPMVALVFVRIDTTLALVIGAVVGVAIVALMVAGSPIVEVRDGWLRVGRARIEVRWLGDAQTHTGEDARMARGPGLHPRSWHMLRGGIDGIAVIQITDPDDPTPSWVISSRTPDRLVAAIRREQSYAAHSVQIGPSEPS, from the coding sequence ATGGCAATGCGGAGTATCCGACGAGAATCGCGCGTCACGTACCGCGAACGCCTGAGCCCGTCGCTCTGGCTGATGATCAGTGCCGCAGTGGCGGCGCCGATGGTCGCGCTCGTGTTCGTGCGCATCGACACCACCCTGGCGCTGGTGATCGGCGCGGTCGTCGGCGTCGCGATCGTCGCGCTCATGGTGGCGGGTTCGCCCATCGTCGAAGTGCGCGACGGCTGGCTGCGCGTCGGTCGCGCGCGCATCGAGGTGCGCTGGCTCGGTGACGCTCAGACGCACACCGGTGAGGACGCGCGGATGGCGCGCGGTCCTGGTCTCCACCCCCGCTCGTGGCACATGCTGCGCGGGGGCATCGACGGTATCGCGGTGATTCAGATCACCGACCCGGACGATCCGACGCCGTCCTGGGTCATCTCCTCGCGGACGCCGGACCGATTGGTCGCGGCCATCCGTCGCGAGCAGTCCTACGCTGCACACTCCGTGCAGATCGGGCCGTCGGAGCCTTCGTGA
- the dut gene encoding dUTP diphosphatase, which yields MTETVDVLIIAPQVPAYAHPGDAGADLVSAEALRLEPGQRALVGTGVRIALPDGYVAFVVPRSGLATKHGITIVNSPGTVDAGYRGELKVTLLNTDTTEAYDIAVGDRIAQLIVMPVSRAQFIPVEELPESLRGAGGFGSTGYTTDRGVQA from the coding sequence GTGACCGAAACCGTGGATGTCCTCATTATCGCCCCCCAGGTTCCGGCCTACGCGCACCCCGGTGACGCGGGGGCGGACCTCGTCTCGGCCGAAGCGCTCCGCCTCGAACCCGGACAGCGCGCGTTGGTGGGAACCGGAGTGCGCATCGCGCTGCCCGACGGCTACGTCGCCTTCGTGGTTCCCCGCAGCGGTCTGGCCACCAAGCACGGCATCACGATCGTCAACTCGCCCGGCACAGTGGACGCGGGCTATCGCGGCGAGCTCAAGGTCACGCTGCTGAACACCGACACCACCGAGGCCTACGACATCGCGGTCGGCGATCGCATCGCCCAGCTCATCGTGATGCCGGTCTCGCGTGCACAGTTCATCCCGGTCGAGGAACTCCCGGAGAGTCTCCGCGGAGCGGGGGGCTTCGGCTCCACCGGGTACACCACCGATCGAGGAGTTCAAGCATGA
- a CDS encoding DUF3710 domain-containing protein: protein MTDATTPDESGAESAPAPTSLNRAADGPFDESEANPVRPYIDLGGIKILPREGLNLRLEVEEQTKRIVAVGLDYADSTLQVQPFAAPRTSGLWEETREQIRAQIRQQGGRVEEREGPLGPELLAEVPVIAGADGVAGKRLARFIGVDGPRWFLRGVIGGAAASDVDAAAKVEDLFRSIVVVRGGTPMPPRDLIPLRMPATPGVA from the coding sequence ATGACCGACGCAACAACCCCCGACGAATCGGGCGCCGAGAGCGCGCCCGCACCGACGTCGCTCAACCGCGCCGCCGACGGACCGTTCGACGAGTCCGAGGCCAACCCGGTCCGCCCGTACATCGACCTCGGCGGCATCAAGATCCTCCCGCGCGAGGGGCTGAATCTCCGCCTCGAGGTCGAGGAGCAGACCAAGCGCATCGTCGCGGTGGGTCTCGACTACGCCGACTCCACGTTGCAGGTCCAGCCGTTCGCGGCGCCGCGAACGAGCGGACTGTGGGAGGAGACGCGCGAGCAGATCCGCGCCCAGATCCGCCAGCAGGGCGGCCGTGTCGAGGAGCGCGAAGGTCCGCTCGGACCGGAGCTGCTCGCCGAGGTACCCGTCATCGCCGGAGCGGACGGCGTCGCAGGCAAGCGCCTTGCCCGCTTCATCGGCGTCGACGGACCGCGCTGGTTCCTGCGCGGTGTGATCGGCGGCGCGGCGGCCAGCGACGTGGATGCCGCAGCCAAGGTCGAGGATCTCTTCCGCTCGATCGTGGTCGTGCGCGGCGGCACCCCGATGCCTCCCCGCGACCTGATCCCGCTGCGCATGCCGGCGACCCCGGGCGTGGCGTGA
- a CDS encoding DUF3159 domain-containing protein — MSDPDTRDPDDRAAGSGDAPGLTPPAPEASASELLGAALGGAARRAGLDPSEGKSTGHVVWKAMGGWRGMLESVLPGLIFIVVYTVTIDPATGDGNLWLSLGLSLGIAAVFTVVRLIMRQPVTAALSGLIAAGVAAGFAVFTGEASNNFIPGFVTNVIYGSAFLISALIGWSLIGLAVGFLMNEGTAWRQDKRKKRVFFWLAIAWAGLFAARLIVQLPLYFADNVTALGTLKLIMGLPLFAPLVAVTWLAVRALYPPTPK, encoded by the coding sequence GTGAGCGATCCCGACACCCGCGATCCGGACGACCGCGCCGCCGGCAGTGGCGACGCGCCCGGCCTGACGCCGCCGGCACCCGAGGCATCCGCATCCGAGCTCCTCGGAGCCGCCCTCGGCGGTGCCGCCCGGCGCGCCGGACTCGACCCCTCCGAGGGCAAGTCCACCGGGCATGTGGTGTGGAAGGCGATGGGCGGCTGGCGCGGCATGCTCGAATCCGTCCTGCCCGGCCTGATCTTCATCGTCGTCTACACGGTCACCATCGATCCGGCGACCGGCGACGGAAACCTCTGGCTGTCGCTGGGGCTCTCGCTCGGGATCGCCGCGGTGTTCACCGTGGTGCGCCTGATCATGCGCCAGCCGGTCACGGCGGCGCTGAGCGGCCTGATCGCGGCGGGCGTCGCTGCAGGGTTCGCCGTGTTCACCGGCGAGGCGAGCAACAACTTCATCCCCGGGTTCGTCACCAACGTCATCTACGGCTCCGCGTTCCTGATCTCGGCGCTCATCGGGTGGTCGCTGATCGGCCTCGCTGTCGGGTTCCTGATGAACGAGGGCACCGCGTGGCGGCAGGACAAGCGCAAGAAGCGCGTGTTCTTCTGGCTCGCCATCGCCTGGGCGGGATTGTTCGCCGCGCGCCTGATCGTGCAGCTGCCGCTGTATTTCGCGGACAACGTCACCGCGCTCGGCACGTTGAAGCTCATCATGGGCCTGCCGCTGTTCGCGCCGCTCGTGGCAGTGACATGGCTCGCCGTGCGCGCGCTCTACCCGCCGACCCCAAAGTGA
- the acnA gene encoding aconitate hydratase AcnA, translating to MSTVDSFGAKSTLTVGSTDYEIFRIETVPGYEKLPFSLKVLLENLLRTEDGANVTKKQIEALGSWDAAAEPDTEIQFTPARVVMQDFTGVPCIVDLATMREAVEALGGDPKKINPLSPAEMVIDHSVIADLFGSENALERNVEIEYERNGERYQFLRWGQTAFDDFKVVPPGTGIVHQVNIEHLAKVIYDRNVNGVLRAYPDTCVGTDSHTTMVNGLGVLGWGVGGIEAEAAMLGQPVSMLIPRVVGFKLTGEIPAGVTATDVVLTITELLRQHGVVGKFVEFYGAGVGSVPLANRATIGNMSPEFGSTAAMFPIDDVTIDYLRLTGRPEETVALVEAYAKAQGLWHDADSEPTFSEYMELDLSTVVPSIAGPKRPQDRILLSEAKQQFGQDILNYASATTSDDIVDLESKHSFPASDPGQVPGDEKATTRPVHINSGNHAAWSKPVQVTTPDGEVYMLDNGAVTLAAITSCTNTSNPSVMIAAGLLAKKAVDKGLKRKPWVKTTLGPGSKVVTDYYEKSGLDKALEGLDFFTVGYGCTICIGNSGPLIEEVSAAVNDHDLAVTAVLSGNRNFEGRISPDVKMNYLASPPLVVAYALAGSMNFDFETDALGKDLDGNDVFLQDIWPSPEEVQDVIDHSISREQFIKQYATVFDGDERWTSLPTPTGPVFEWDADSTYVRKAPYFDGMSMDLTPVTDITGARVMATLGDSVTTDHISPAGNIKAGTPAAQYLMDHGVRQKDFNSYGSRRGNHEVMIRGTFANIRLKNVLVSAVNDGAVVEGGYTRDFTKEGGPQSFIFDACENYQAQGTPLVVFGGKEYGSGSSRDWAAKGTSLLGVKAVITESFERIHRSNLIGMGVVPLQFPAGQSWESLGLDGTEIVSITGLEQLNEGVTPKTVKVTATPSEFSAPGKETVEFDAVVRIDTPGEADYYRNGGILQYVLRSLV from the coding sequence GTGTCCACGGTTGACAGCTTCGGTGCGAAGAGCACCCTGACGGTCGGCAGCACCGACTACGAGATCTTCCGGATCGAGACGGTCCCGGGCTACGAGAAGCTCCCGTTCAGCCTCAAGGTGCTGCTGGAGAACCTCCTTCGCACCGAGGACGGCGCGAACGTCACGAAGAAGCAGATCGAAGCACTCGGATCGTGGGATGCCGCGGCCGAGCCCGACACCGAGATCCAGTTCACGCCCGCTCGCGTCGTGATGCAGGACTTCACCGGTGTGCCCTGCATCGTCGACCTCGCCACCATGCGCGAGGCGGTCGAAGCCCTCGGGGGAGACCCCAAGAAGATCAACCCGCTCTCGCCCGCCGAGATGGTCATCGACCACTCCGTCATCGCCGACCTGTTCGGCAGCGAGAACGCCCTCGAGCGCAACGTCGAGATCGAGTACGAGCGCAACGGCGAGCGGTACCAGTTCCTGCGCTGGGGCCAGACGGCCTTCGACGACTTCAAGGTCGTCCCGCCGGGAACCGGCATCGTGCACCAGGTCAACATCGAGCACCTGGCGAAGGTCATCTACGACCGCAACGTCAACGGCGTGCTGCGCGCCTACCCCGACACGTGTGTCGGCACCGACTCGCACACGACCATGGTCAACGGCCTGGGCGTGCTCGGCTGGGGCGTCGGCGGCATCGAGGCCGAGGCCGCGATGCTCGGCCAGCCCGTGTCGATGCTCATCCCGCGCGTCGTCGGCTTCAAGCTGACCGGCGAGATCCCGGCCGGCGTGACCGCGACCGACGTCGTGCTGACGATCACCGAGCTGCTGCGCCAGCACGGCGTCGTCGGCAAGTTCGTCGAGTTCTACGGTGCCGGCGTCGGCTCGGTGCCGCTCGCGAACCGCGCCACGATCGGCAACATGAGCCCGGAGTTCGGCTCCACTGCCGCGATGTTCCCGATCGACGACGTCACGATCGACTACCTCCGGCTCACTGGGCGTCCGGAAGAGACCGTCGCCCTCGTCGAGGCCTACGCCAAGGCTCAGGGGCTATGGCACGACGCCGACAGCGAGCCCACGTTCAGCGAGTACATGGAGCTCGACCTGTCCACGGTCGTGCCCTCGATCGCCGGACCGAAGCGCCCGCAGGACCGCATCCTCCTCTCGGAGGCGAAGCAGCAGTTCGGCCAGGACATCCTGAACTACGCCTCGGCTACCACGAGCGACGACATCGTCGACCTCGAGTCGAAGCACTCGTTCCCGGCCTCCGACCCCGGTCAGGTTCCGGGGGATGAGAAGGCGACCACGCGTCCGGTGCACATCAACTCGGGCAACCACGCGGCCTGGTCCAAGCCGGTCCAGGTGACCACGCCGGACGGCGAGGTCTACATGCTGGACAACGGCGCAGTCACGCTCGCGGCGATCACGTCCTGCACCAACACGTCCAACCCGTCGGTCATGATCGCGGCGGGCCTGCTCGCCAAGAAGGCCGTCGACAAGGGCCTGAAGCGCAAGCCATGGGTCAAGACGACGCTCGGCCCCGGCTCGAAGGTCGTCACCGACTACTACGAGAAGTCCGGCCTGGACAAGGCTCTCGAGGGCCTCGACTTCTTCACCGTCGGCTACGGCTGCACCATCTGCATCGGCAACTCGGGTCCGCTCATCGAAGAGGTGTCCGCCGCCGTAAACGACCACGACCTGGCCGTGACCGCAGTGCTCTCGGGCAACCGCAACTTCGAGGGCCGCATCAGCCCCGACGTGAAGATGAACTACCTCGCGTCGCCGCCGCTCGTGGTCGCGTACGCCCTCGCCGGGTCGATGAACTTCGACTTCGAGACCGACGCCCTCGGCAAGGACCTCGATGGCAACGACGTGTTCCTCCAGGACATCTGGCCCTCGCCGGAAGAGGTCCAGGACGTCATCGACCACTCGATCTCGCGCGAGCAGTTCATCAAGCAGTACGCCACCGTGTTCGACGGTGACGAGCGCTGGACGAGCCTGCCGACCCCGACCGGTCCGGTCTTCGAATGGGATGCCGACTCGACGTACGTCCGCAAGGCGCCGTACTTCGACGGCATGTCGATGGATCTCACTCCTGTCACGGACATCACCGGTGCACGCGTCATGGCGACGCTGGGCGATTCGGTCACCACCGACCACATCAGCCCGGCCGGCAACATCAAGGCGGGCACCCCCGCCGCGCAGTACCTGATGGACCACGGCGTCAGGCAGAAGGACTTCAATTCCTACGGCTCGCGCCGTGGAAACCACGAGGTCATGATCCGCGGCACGTTCGCGAACATCCGCCTGAAGAACGTGCTGGTGTCGGCGGTCAACGACGGCGCTGTCGTCGAGGGCGGCTACACCCGCGACTTCACGAAGGAGGGCGGCCCGCAGTCGTTCATCTTCGACGCGTGCGAGAACTACCAGGCACAGGGCACCCCGCTCGTCGTCTTCGGCGGCAAGGAGTACGGCTCCGGCTCGTCGCGCGACTGGGCGGCCAAGGGCACGAGCCTGCTGGGCGTCAAGGCTGTCATCACCGAGAGCTTCGAGCGGATCCACCGCTCGAACCTCATCGGCATGGGCGTCGTGCCGCTGCAGTTCCCCGCCGGTCAGAGCTGGGAGTCGCTCGGCCTCGACGGCACCGAGATCGTCTCGATCACGGGCCTGGAGCAGCTGAACGAGGGCGTCACGCCCAAGACGGTCAAGGTCACGGCCACCCCGAGCGAGTTCTCCGCACCGGGCAAGGAAACGGTCGAGTTCGACGCGGTCGTCCGCATCGACACGCCCGGTGAGGCCGACTACTACCGCAACGGTGGCATCCTGCAGTACGTGCTGCGTTCGCTCGTCTGA